A window of the Nitrospirae bacterium YQR-1 genome harbors these coding sequences:
- a CDS encoding glycosyltransferase family 39 protein translates to MHVTFDVRAFIEILLIPLLTFIVADWLSNTMKIFIERVRPCNVLKGVNLLAGCTASFSFPSGHAANSCSYAISLVYFLSSHFRKRWLLPPLITAALISFSRVYVGVHYPSDVAGGGVFALIISFAVILLYRASRNSHKKSPYEAILYYSLLVISIFRVYYITAGPLDLSADEALYWDCSRRPELSYYSKGPFVMYVMYVFTHVLGVNVLALRLPAVLFTALSSIYIFKLARLIYGQESGNNCEQKFYEKNDFIGLSSALIFQFLPLYATYGVVFTIDPPFVFFWIISLYLTYKGAVEGQGGYILWILLGFCVGLGLLSKYTMALFYGCALLFFVFSDTKLRNILKTVKPYIALIISLAVFSPVIIWNWQHNWVTLRHTAGHAHVADGLIISPVKFFEFIGSQLGVVTPVILVLMIIAVIRLYKVQRGNESGFLFWFSAPVLVFFLIKSIQGKVQANWPMTGYITALIAFSRYYLYKAQGQPFMMEFKHTRRSVKAALIVAVVVTALSHYPQVLRLPVDIDPTARLRGWRQLGPEVATAYRELKKAGGEILVFSDKYQVAAELAFYVKGNPVVYCVALGRRMNEYDMWPGINDAAAKLRALNGKVRINILFVTDTSGTIHPVVAQSSDNCEQALFNVTERGQILRTYSIFKCYGFREVKDMRPDNF, encoded by the coding sequence ATGCATGTCACTTTTGATGTCAGAGCATTTATTGAAATACTGTTAATTCCGTTGTTAACTTTTATTGTTGCCGACTGGCTTAGTAATACAATGAAGATATTTATAGAGAGGGTAAGACCGTGTAATGTTCTTAAAGGAGTAAATCTGCTTGCCGGCTGCACAGCATCGTTTTCTTTTCCGTCTGGACATGCAGCTAACTCCTGTTCTTATGCTATTTCTCTGGTTTATTTTCTATCAAGCCACTTCAGAAAACGTTGGCTGCTGCCGCCATTAATAACAGCTGCTCTGATTTCATTTTCAAGAGTTTATGTGGGAGTTCACTATCCATCAGATGTTGCCGGGGGGGGCGTATTTGCCCTCATTATTTCTTTTGCGGTTATCTTGTTATACCGTGCCTCAAGAAATTCACATAAGAAGTCACCATATGAGGCAATCCTGTATTACTCTCTTTTAGTTATAAGTATATTCAGGGTTTATTACATAACAGCCGGTCCGCTTGATTTAAGCGCGGATGAGGCTTTGTACTGGGACTGTAGCAGACGCCCTGAGCTTAGTTACTACTCAAAGGGACCGTTTGTTATGTACGTGATGTATGTGTTTACTCATGTGTTAGGTGTAAATGTTTTAGCTCTGCGGCTGCCTGCAGTGCTGTTTACCGCCCTTAGCAGTATTTATATCTTCAAACTTGCCCGGCTTATTTATGGACAGGAGAGCGGAAACAATTGTGAGCAAAAATTTTACGAAAAAAACGACTTTATCGGTCTCTCCTCAGCCCTTATTTTTCAGTTCTTACCTCTGTATGCCACTTATGGAGTTGTCTTTACAATAGACCCGCCGTTTGTGTTTTTTTGGATAATCTCTTTGTACCTGACATACAAGGGAGCCGTAGAGGGACAGGGTGGTTATATCCTCTGGATTTTACTTGGCTTTTGCGTGGGACTGGGGCTGTTATCAAAATATACAATGGCACTTTTTTACGGCTGTGCTTTGTTGTTTTTCGTATTTTCAGATACTAAGCTGAGAAATATTTTAAAAACAGTAAAACCATATATTGCACTAATCATAAGCCTTGCCGTTTTTAGCCCTGTGATTATATGGAACTGGCAGCACAACTGGGTAACACTGAGGCATACCGCAGGACACGCCCATGTGGCGGATGGCCTGATAATATCTCCGGTTAAGTTTTTTGAGTTTATAGGCTCTCAGTTGGGGGTTGTAACCCCTGTGATTTTAGTGCTGATGATTATCGCAGTCATAAGACTTTATAAGGTACAGAGAGGTAATGAGAGCGGATTTCTTTTTTGGTTTTCCGCTCCTGTGTTAGTGTTTTTTTTAATCAAAAGCATACAGGGTAAGGTGCAGGCAAACTGGCCTATGACCGGCTACATAACGGCATTAATAGCATTTAGCCGGTACTATTTATATAAAGCACAAGGGCAGCCCTTCATGATGGAATTTAAACACACGCGCAGGAGCGTTAAAGCGGCCCTGATAGTGGCTGTTGTTGTAACTGCTCTGAGTCATTACCCGCAGGTATTGAGACTTCCCGTTGATATTGACCCCACAGCCCGATTGCGCGGTTGGAGACAACTAGGTCCTGAGGTGGCCACCGCCTATAGAGAATTAAAAAAAGCAGGAGGTGAAATTCTTGTTTTTTCGGATAAATATCAGGTGGCAGCCGAGCTTGCTTTTTATGTTAAGGGAAACCCTGTTGTTTACTGTGTGGCTTTAGGCAGACGAATGAATGAGTATGACATGTGGCCCGGAATAAATGATGCGGCTGCTAAATTAAGAGCGTTAAACGGCAAAGTAAGAATAAACATCCTCTTCGTTACAGACACCTCAGGCACAATTCATCCTGTTGTGGCACAATCGTCTGACAACTGTGAGCAGGCACTTTTTAACGTCACTGAGCGTGGACAAATTCTCAGGACTTATTCTATATTTAAGTGTTATGGTTTTAGGGAAGTAAAAGATATGCGGCCTGATAATTTTTAA